The DNA region ACGCGGTCTGGCTGCGGCCGTAAACAATCTGCAGGAACAATTCGCGCATCGCGACATTGATCGCGTCGCACACCAGGTCGGTGTTGAGCGCCTCGAGGATGGTCTTGCCGGGGAGGATTTCGCCGGCCATCGCGGCAGAATGGGTCATGCCGGAGCAGCCAAGCGTTTCGACAAGCGCCTCCTGGATGATGCCTTCTTTGACGTTCAGGGTGAGCTTGCAGGCGCCCTGCTGCGGCGCGCACCAGCCGACGCCGTGGGTCAGGCCGGAAATATCCTTGATTTCATAGGCTTTTACCCATTTTCCCTCTTCAGGAATGGGAGCCGGACCATGGTTGGGACCTTTGGTGAGAACACACATTCTCTCCACTTCATGGGAATAGTTCATATCGGTACTCCTTTCGGTTTGTTAGACAGGGTTGTCTATTCTTTATTATATTATCTGGGAAAGCCTGAATCAAGGGGCTTGTCCCGCTTTTGTTAAAGTTTGGACAACAAATTCCAGCTATTTTTCCCCTCTTTTTTGTGTATAATATTATCCTGTGCCAATTCTTCTCGAATTATTTTTGATTTGTTCATGGTTTCGGTGTTTTTTGGAAGCGGCATTGCGCATTATAATATTATCTGTGTAAAAATAGCTGGAAAAGCTTCTTTCATTTGACATTGCCAATAATCCAGAGTAAAATGTACAAGTTAAAGTATCTGCATTTTCAGGCGGATATTCTTGAGGAACGACTGACAGTGCCCCAAAAAGATAGATGAGGTGACAAAATGGGACTGATCCAAAAAATCTTCGGTACCTATTCCGACCGGGAGATCAAACGCATCCTCCCCATGCAGAAAAAGGTGCTCGATCTCGAAGAAAAATACCGCGCCATGACCGATGAGGAACTCAAGGCCACCACCCCGGCGCTCAAGGAACGCATTGCGGGCGGAGAAGACCTCAATTCCGTCCTTCCGGACGCGTTCGCCTGTTGCCGTGAGGCCGCTGACCGCGTGCTTGGGATGCGCCACTTCCCGGTGCAGATCCTCGGCGGAATTGTACTGCATCAGGGCCGGATCGCTGAGATGCGCACCGGTGAAGGAAAGACCCTTGTGGCGACCCTGCCGGCTTACCTCAACGCGCTCACCGGAAAAGGCGTGCATATTGTCACGGTCAACGATTATCTGGCCAAGCGTGACAGCGAATGGATGGGCAAGGTCTACCGCTTCCTCGGCCTCTCGGTCGGGCTGATCGTGCACGGGCTCGACAACGCCGAGCGCCGCGCCGCCTACGCCTGCGACATCACCTACGGAACCAACAACGAGTTTGGATTCGATTACCTGCGCGACAACATGGTCATCTATAAGACCGACAAGGTGCAGCGGG from Anaerotruncus rubiinfantis includes:
- a CDS encoding iron-sulfur cluster assembly scaffold protein; translation: MNYSHEVERMCVLTKGPNHGPAPIPEEGKWVKAYEIKDISGLTHGVGWCAPQQGACKLTLNVKEGIIQEALVETLGCSGMTHSAAMAGEILPGKTILEALNTDLVCDAINVAMRELFLQIVYGRSQTAFSEGGLPIGAGLEDLGKGLRSQVGTIFSTNAKGVRYLELAEGYILSVALDANNEAIGYKFVKVGKMLEDIRHGVDPKEAFEKNIGTYGRYADAPKYIDPREE